In Oligoflexus sp., a single window of DNA contains:
- a CDS encoding GntR family transcriptional regulator yields the protein MLLNINDHGSEPLYLQIVRQVSAQIITGALPEGEPLPSIRELARRERISVITVQKAYEELVRQNLIVSRRAKGFFVADLPKGSKEDLARLHCREALEKPVRDSLSEGLDLKTILQIVRDIVADSGTAEPTKETE from the coding sequence GTGCTACTCAATATCAACGACCATGGAAGCGAACCGCTCTATCTGCAGATTGTCCGGCAGGTTTCAGCCCAAATCATAACGGGTGCTTTGCCCGAGGGTGAGCCCCTGCCGTCGATCCGCGAGCTGGCTCGGCGTGAACGCATCAGCGTGATCACGGTCCAGAAAGCGTATGAGGAACTGGTCCGACAGAATTTGATCGTGTCCCGGCGGGCCAAAGGATTTTTCGTGGCTGACCTGCCCAAGGGCAGCAAAGAGGATCTCGCACGATTGCACTGCAGGGAAGCGCTGGAAAAACCTGTGCGCGATAGCTTGAGTGAGGGGCTTGATTTGAAAACGATCCTACAGATTGTCAGGGATATCGTCGCGGACAGCGGGACCG